Below is a window of Microbacterium saperdae DNA.
TACGCGACCCCGGCGTGCAGGATCACGTTCGCGTAGGGGGTGAACTCCCCGGAGCGCACGAACGCGCGTGCCTGATGGGTCAGCTTCTTGAACTCGACGTGCGGGATGAGCTCGATCTCGAAGCCCATGCCGGCGAACCGTTCCCGCAGAGCCTCGAGGACCTCTGGGCTCTTCTCCGCGACCTCGGCCGAGACCGTCGCTCCTTCGACCACGAGCTCGGCGAGCACGGTGTCGAGCACGTCGAGGAACGCCGGGGAGCCTGGTCGGTAGGCGAGATCGATCCGCTCGGAGGTGGGCGGGATCGGCAGACCGGCATCCGTCACCACCAGCAGATCGGTGTGCCCGGTCTCGCTGATCACACGGGAGAGCGCCGGGTTGATCGTCGTTGCTGTCTTGCGCATCGGTTGTTCCTCCGTCGGCCGCGTACGCGGATCAGTTCGCCACGGGCGCGGATTCGCGCGCGGCGAGGAAGGCGTCGACCTCGGCCCGCAGCGGCAGGCTGGGGGAGGCTCCCTGTTTCGTCACGGTCAGTGCGCCGGCGGCGGTCGCGAGACGCACGGCATCCGTGAGTGTGCTCCCGTTCGCGAGAGCCGCACCGAGGTAGCCCGCGTAGGCGTCGCCGGCGGCGGTCGTGTCGACGGCCTCCACCGGGAA
It encodes the following:
- the rbsD gene encoding D-ribose pyranase, whose product is MRKTATTINPALSRVISETGHTDLLVVTDAGLPIPPTSERIDLAYRPGSPAFLDVLDTVLAELVVEGATVSAEVAEKSPEVLEALRERFAGMGFEIELIPHVEFKKLTHQARAFVRSGEFTPYANVILHAGVAY